In Bacteroides sp., the following are encoded in one genomic region:
- a CDS encoding amylo-alpha-1,6-glucosidase — MGYIKFDKQQLINLEYSLSKEMIRSNRAGSFSCTTIIGCNTRKYHGLLICPQPTLDGDKHVLLSKVDETIIQHNAEFNIGVNRYPGTYNPKGHKYVRDFFADVIPVLTIRVGGVVLSKETMFVTEEEMVLIRYTLLEAHSPTSIRLKPFLAYRSMHRLSNQNIDLETRYDEVPNGIRTRMYPGYSNLHMQFSKKTVEYTHVPDWYKDLEYTLEKERGYEHNEDLYVPGFFEADIKKGESIIFCASTREVNPSTLSRLFTNELKRRTPRSTFENCLGNSAQQFIHRHDGKTDIIAGFPWYDRMGRYTFISLPGLSLEPTGFGACKAVLQTMVTEMKGPFFPESGRGLSTSYDSADTSLWYFWALQHCMQNGENPDRIWKTHGKHIRNILEEYAQGTSNGIKMRDNGLIYIDPTSPNMTWMNAEVNGKPVTPRYGYVVEVNALWYNAICFAIELAGRGKNVSFLRGWRAIAEKIEKHFPEIFWNKENNCLSDFVTDSGTNQQIRPNQILATSLPYSPIDEKLRRKVIDTVRRELLTPRGLRSLSPKDPQYKGRYFGNELERNQSFHQGTVWPWLLGHYAEGFLKLYGAQGLEEIRNLYHGFEETMMEDGIGTVSEIYEGDPPHAGCGAISFAPSVAELMRIQHLTNKIFSEEMKKQNKKNLKN; from the coding sequence ATGGGATATATTAAGTTTGATAAACAGCAACTGATCAACCTGGAATATTCGCTCAGCAAGGAAATGATCCGGTCAAACCGGGCAGGGTCTTTTTCCTGCACCACGATTATTGGTTGCAATACCCGCAAATATCACGGTTTGCTTATTTGCCCCCAGCCAACCCTCGACGGAGACAAGCATGTTCTGCTATCAAAAGTGGATGAAACCATCATTCAGCACAATGCAGAGTTTAACATTGGGGTGAACCGTTATCCCGGGACCTATAATCCGAAAGGGCACAAATATGTAAGGGATTTTTTTGCTGATGTCATTCCCGTTCTTACCATCCGGGTTGGCGGGGTGGTACTGAGCAAAGAGACCATGTTTGTCACAGAAGAAGAGATGGTTTTGATCCGATACACCCTTCTGGAGGCACACTCTCCAACCAGTATCCGGCTCAAGCCTTTCCTGGCCTACCGCAGCATGCACCGCCTGAGTAACCAGAATATTGACCTGGAGACCCGGTATGATGAGGTGCCCAATGGAATCAGGACCCGCATGTATCCGGGATATTCAAACCTGCATATGCAGTTCTCCAAAAAAACTGTTGAATATACCCATGTTCCCGACTGGTATAAAGACCTTGAATATACCCTGGAGAAAGAAAGAGGCTACGAACATAACGAAGATCTTTATGTCCCGGGATTTTTCGAGGCGGACATCAAAAAGGGTGAGAGCATTATCTTTTGTGCATCTACCCGTGAAGTTAATCCGAGCACCTTGTCGAGGTTGTTTACCAATGAACTGAAAAGGCGCACCCCCAGAAGTACTTTTGAAAATTGCCTGGGAAATTCTGCTCAGCAATTCATTCACAGGCATGATGGTAAAACAGATATCATTGCCGGATTCCCCTGGTATGACCGGATGGGACGTTACACCTTCATTTCGCTGCCGGGGCTGAGCCTGGAGCCGACAGGTTTTGGGGCTTGTAAGGCTGTGCTCCAGACCATGGTCACGGAGATGAAAGGCCCCTTTTTCCCGGAATCCGGGCGGGGCCTAAGCACTTCCTATGACTCGGCTGACACTTCCCTCTGGTATTTCTGGGCTTTGCAGCATTGCATGCAGAATGGCGAAAACCCTGACCGGATATGGAAAACCCACGGTAAGCACATCCGCAACATCCTTGAGGAATATGCCCAGGGAACCTCTAATGGCATCAAAATGCGCGACAACGGGCTGATCTATATCGACCCGACCTCGCCCAATATGACCTGGATGAATGCTGAAGTCAACGGCAAGCCCGTTACCCCGCGTTATGGCTATGTTGTTGAAGTCAACGCTCTCTGGTATAATGCCATTTGTTTTGCAATTGAGTTGGCAGGAAGAGGCAAAAACGTTTCTTTCCTCCGGGGATGGAGGGCAATTGCTGAGAAAATCGAAAAACATTTTCCCGAAATATTCTGGAACAAAGAAAACAATTGCCTGTCGGATTTTGTTACGGATTCCGGAACGAATCAGCAGATCAGACCCAATCAGATTTTGGCCACTTCCTTGCCATACAGTCCCATTGATGAGAAGCTTCGCCGCAAGGTTATTGACACGGTCAGAAGAGAGCTCCTGACCCCACGGGGGCTTCGAAGCCTTTCTCCAAAGGACCCGCAATACAAAGGCCGGTATTTTGGCAATGAACTGGAGCGAAACCAGTCCTTTCATCAGGGTACAGTGTGGCCATGGTTGCTGGGGCATTACGCTGAAGGCTTTTTAAAATTATATGGAGCACAAGGCCTGGAAGAAATCAGAAACCTATACCATGGATTTGAAGAAACCATGATGGAAGACGGCATCGGTACAGTTTCTGAAATCTATGAAGGAGATCCGCCTCATGCAGGATGCGGGGCCATATCGTTTGCACCCAGTGTGGCCGAACTGATGCGGATTCAACATCTCACGAATAAGATTTTTTCAGAAGAAATGAAGAAACAGAATAAGAAGAACCTAAAAAATTAA